From Thermomicrobiales bacterium, a single genomic window includes:
- a CDS encoding RidA family protein, with protein sequence MHIEEKLAAMGLVLPPEVKSAPGSSPPHYIRVRNGIAYLSGQGARNADGTSAGPFGKVPSEVSIEAARESAKGCALALLGTLQREIGDLDRVTAWLSVTAMVNADPGFAQTSAVTNGFSEFILELFGEEIGRHARVSPGMAALPGNACVIIGATVEIDG encoded by the coding sequence ATGCACATCGAGGAAAAGCTCGCGGCGATGGGGCTGGTGTTGCCCCCGGAGGTGAAGTCGGCGCCGGGGAGTTCGCCGCCGCACTACATTCGCGTGCGCAACGGAATCGCCTACCTCTCCGGTCAGGGCGCCCGCAATGCCGATGGAACCAGCGCGGGGCCGTTTGGCAAGGTGCCGTCCGAGGTTTCGATCGAGGCAGCCAGGGAGTCGGCCAAGGGATGCGCGCTTGCCCTGCTCGGCACGTTGCAGCGCGAGATCGGCGATCTCGACCGCGTGACGGCATGGCTCTCGGTCACCGCCATGGTGAACGCCGATCCCGGCTTCGCCCAGACCAGCGCGGTCACGAATGGCTTTTCGGAGTTCATCCTGGAGCTCTTCGGTGAAGAGATCGGGCGCCACGCGCGCGTTTCTCCAGGGATGGCAGCGCTCCCGGGCAACGCGTGCGTCATCATCGGCGCGACCGTCGAGATCGACGGATAG
- a CDS encoding ABC transporter permease, with protein MMDPIELSGDIQQPALIDQSEAQTGRRYRTNFQLAVDRFKRQKLGMVGLVIVLLLLAVAIFAPWIAPTHYSKADLLAVNLFPSREYPMGTDQIGHNYLSRVVYGIRTSYMVGFLAVIVACAIGIPLGIAAGLRGGATDFVIMRIIEIMTAFPGLLFAIFLLSVVNSGVTDFLFSNQVLNVVFVIGVTTWVGVCRLTRAQMLTLRERDFVEASEALGATKFHIAVKHLLPNAVPPLIIAITLLMPTAIFAEAGLSFLGLGINEPVPSLGKMVADSRQYIQLYWYLGLFPTLAIALTVIGFAFLGDGLRDALDPRQN; from the coding sequence ATGATGGACCCCATCGAGCTCTCCGGCGACATTCAGCAGCCGGCGCTCATCGACCAAAGCGAAGCCCAAACCGGACGGCGATACCGCACCAATTTTCAGCTGGCGGTCGACCGGTTCAAGCGGCAGAAGTTGGGCATGGTGGGATTGGTGATCGTGCTGCTCCTGCTCGCGGTGGCGATCTTCGCGCCATGGATCGCCCCGACGCACTATTCCAAGGCGGACCTGCTGGCGGTGAATCTCTTCCCCAGCCGGGAATATCCGATGGGCACCGATCAGATCGGACACAACTATCTGAGCCGCGTGGTGTACGGGATTCGCACCTCGTACATGGTTGGGTTCCTGGCGGTGATCGTGGCATGCGCCATCGGGATTCCACTGGGGATCGCGGCCGGGTTGCGTGGTGGCGCCACCGACTTCGTCATCATGCGCATCATCGAGATCATGACTGCTTTTCCTGGTCTGCTGTTTGCCATCTTCCTTCTTTCGGTCGTCAACAGCGGAGTGACGGACTTCCTCTTCAGCAATCAGGTGCTGAATGTGGTCTTCGTGATCGGCGTGACGACCTGGGTTGGCGTGTGCCGGTTGACCAGAGCGCAGATGCTGACCCTGCGCGAACGCGACTTTGTCGAAGCGTCCGAAGCGCTGGGAGCCACCAAGTTTCATATTGCGGTCAAGCACCTGCTGCCGAACGCGGTTCCGCCGCTGATCATTGCCATCACGCTGTTGATGCCGACTGCCATTTTTGCCGAAGCAGGGCTGAGTTTTCTGGGACTCGGAATCAACGAACCGGTGCCAAGCCTGGGCAAGATGGTGGCCGACAGCCGGCAGTACATCCAGCTCTATTGGTATCTGGGACTCTTCCCGACCCTGGCGATTGCGCTCACGGTGATCGGGTTCGCGTTCCTTGGCGACGGCTTGCGCGACGCGCTCGACCCGCGCCAGAATTGA
- a CDS encoding peptide ABC transporter substrate-binding protein, which produces MTDNDGQNEVKPGFVLQHPITRRTVIGSSMAAGLGIFGGGMLRGTSAAPSGSGRIARQGAQDEEPTPAEHQVLVMVSDASVAKVIDFYVYVYQRVGVADLFSEPLVRVNKEFGIEPAAAESWEGSEDGMTWTFKIREGLMWSDGNPLTANDWVATFQNAANPESAWDFTWYFQGVLKNWTEATAGEMPVDQIGVRLGANEYELVFETIAPAPYLPAMLLYSLPLSAAGLAANGLFYNTDPATAISAGPYILSEWLPDQEVRYVRNEAYTGTLPGLVDEVRCKLTSPDNYFAMYQADEIDFYANPAPAALTIMQGDETTAAEIYSGVGDFPTYYVFFDVTSEPWTDIKVRQAWSHAIDRDALKASVLGPNGVPAYSWLAPGFPGNQTAAVADIQAYDPELAKSLLAEAGYPDGEGFPTQQLMLRAPTPLEETVGQAIAAMIKENLNIDVEVVSQDSQGYMAALTAKPTQISLGFIRYGMDFFDPFNMLSVWLSGGRHSWSNPDFDAGVRAAAEFLGDSEERIKMFQDAERILVEDVPAVFVYHGAEVQFIKPWVAGDFKAPDANGIAAMHWPSFTTMSTVPAELFIAEGGPER; this is translated from the coding sequence ATGACTGACAACGACGGTCAGAACGAAGTCAAGCCGGGGTTCGTCTTGCAACATCCCATCACCCGGCGCACGGTTATCGGAAGCTCGATGGCCGCGGGACTCGGCATTTTCGGTGGCGGAATGCTGCGCGGCACGTCGGCGGCGCCGTCTGGATCCGGCCGCATAGCCCGGCAGGGAGCGCAGGACGAGGAACCAACACCAGCGGAGCATCAGGTGTTGGTCATGGTGTCCGATGCGTCGGTCGCCAAGGTGATCGATTTCTACGTCTATGTCTACCAGCGGGTTGGCGTGGCCGACCTCTTCAGCGAACCGCTGGTGCGTGTCAATAAGGAATTCGGTATCGAGCCAGCGGCCGCCGAGTCGTGGGAAGGCTCCGAAGACGGCATGACCTGGACCTTCAAGATCCGGGAAGGTCTGATGTGGAGCGACGGCAACCCGCTGACCGCGAACGACTGGGTCGCGACCTTCCAGAACGCTGCGAATCCGGAATCCGCCTGGGACTTCACCTGGTACTTCCAGGGTGTGCTCAAGAACTGGACCGAGGCGACAGCCGGCGAGATGCCGGTCGATCAGATCGGTGTGCGCCTGGGCGCGAACGAGTACGAGCTGGTCTTCGAGACGATTGCGCCCGCCCCCTATCTGCCGGCCATGCTGCTCTATTCCCTGCCGCTGTCGGCGGCCGGACTGGCAGCCAACGGGTTGTTCTACAACACCGATCCGGCGACGGCGATCTCGGCCGGTCCGTACATTCTCTCCGAGTGGCTGCCGGACCAGGAGGTCCGCTATGTCCGCAACGAGGCCTACACCGGCACGTTGCCTGGTCTGGTCGATGAGGTGCGCTGCAAGCTGACCTCGCCGGACAACTACTTCGCGATGTATCAGGCCGATGAGATCGATTTCTACGCCAACCCGGCTCCGGCCGCGTTGACGATCATGCAGGGAGACGAGACGACCGCGGCCGAGATCTACTCGGGCGTGGGCGACTTCCCGACCTATTATGTCTTCTTCGACGTGACCTCGGAGCCATGGACCGACATCAAGGTTCGCCAGGCCTGGAGCCATGCGATCGACCGCGACGCGCTCAAGGCGAGCGTGCTTGGACCGAACGGTGTTCCGGCCTATTCATGGCTGGCGCCCGGCTTCCCCGGCAACCAGACCGCAGCGGTGGCGGACATCCAGGCCTACGATCCCGAGCTGGCGAAGTCGCTGCTGGCCGAAGCCGGTTATCCGGACGGCGAGGGCTTCCCGACCCAGCAGCTCATGCTGCGCGCTCCAACTCCGCTCGAGGAGACGGTGGGCCAGGCGATTGCCGCGATGATCAAGGAAAACCTGAACATCGATGTCGAAGTCGTCAGCCAGGACTCGCAGGGCTACATGGCTGCGTTGACCGCCAAGCCGACGCAAATATCGCTCGGGTTCATCCGCTACGGAATGGACTTCTTCGATCCGTTCAACATGCTGAGCGTTTGGCTCTCGGGCGGCCGTCATTCGTGGTCGAATCCGGACTTCGACGCTGGCGTGCGCGCGGCGGCGGAGTTCCTGGGCGATTCCGAAGAGCGCATCAAGATGTTCCAGGATGCGGAACGCATCCTGGTCGAGGATGTGCCGGCGGTCTTCGTCTACCACGGCGCCGAGGTGCAGTTCATCAAGCCGTGGGTGGCAGGCGACTTCAAGGCGCCGGATGCCAACGGCATCGCCGCTATGCACTGGCCGTCGTTCACGACCATGAGCACGGTTCCGGCCGAACTCTTCATCGCCGAGGGCGGTCCGGAGCGGTAA
- a CDS encoding GH1 family beta-glucosidase, which translates to MAGEMFPDGFAWGAATASYQIEGAVQEDGRGSSIWDVFTHTPGKVVNGETGDIACDHYHRWREDIGLMRDIALPNYRLSLSWPRILPEGTGRIEPRGLDFYDRLIEGLLESGIEPWVTLHHWDLPSALYDQGGWVNRDTTAAFAEFTDVVTRRFGDRVKRWITLNEPWCSAVLGYVVGVHAPGRQNLREGLQVMHHLLLAHGLAMPVIRANVPDAEAGICLNPTTFYPYGDSQEDLDAAQREDGLRNRVWFDPLAGRGYPDDMVDLFREVWPEIGQNDMEIIAAPTDFMGVNFYNGEYIEAAPEPPLYSRRIKPANLPRTALDWIIEPSGLIDTVTRIQNDYGDVWKTQYIFENGAAFEDRVVDGAIDDRKRVRYIHDHLAALHTAIENGVPVKGYFVWTLMDNFEWAEGYRTRFGLIYVDYATQERIVKRSGKWYAEVVSGNELIAPD; encoded by the coding sequence GTGGCTGGTGAGATGTTTCCGGACGGGTTCGCGTGGGGGGCGGCGACGGCGTCGTATCAGATCGAAGGAGCTGTGCAGGAAGACGGGCGCGGATCGTCGATCTGGGACGTTTTCACGCATACCCCGGGCAAGGTGGTGAATGGGGAGACGGGCGATATCGCCTGCGATCACTATCACCGCTGGCGGGAGGATATCGGGCTCATGCGCGATATCGCGTTGCCGAACTACCGGCTGTCGCTCTCCTGGCCGCGGATCTTGCCCGAAGGGACTGGCCGTATCGAACCGAGAGGGCTCGATTTCTACGATCGGTTGATCGAGGGGTTGCTGGAGAGCGGTATCGAGCCGTGGGTGACGCTGCATCACTGGGATTTGCCGTCCGCGTTGTACGACCAGGGCGGCTGGGTGAACCGGGACACCACCGCCGCGTTTGCGGAGTTCACCGATGTGGTGACGCGCCGCTTCGGCGATCGGGTGAAACGCTGGATCACGCTCAATGAGCCGTGGTGCAGCGCAGTGCTGGGGTATGTGGTCGGCGTGCATGCGCCGGGGCGCCAGAACCTGCGAGAAGGATTGCAGGTGATGCATCACCTGTTGCTGGCGCATGGGTTGGCAATGCCGGTGATTCGCGCGAATGTGCCCGATGCCGAAGCAGGGATCTGCCTCAACCCAACCACGTTCTATCCCTATGGCGACAGTCAGGAAGACCTGGACGCCGCCCAGCGGGAGGACGGATTGCGCAACCGCGTCTGGTTCGATCCGCTGGCGGGCCGCGGCTATCCGGATGACATGGTCGATCTGTTCCGGGAGGTCTGGCCGGAGATTGGGCAGAACGACATGGAGATCATCGCGGCGCCGACCGATTTCATGGGAGTGAACTTCTACAACGGGGAGTACATCGAGGCGGCTCCCGAGCCGCCCCTCTATTCCCGCAGGATCAAGCCGGCGAATCTGCCGCGCACTGCCCTGGACTGGATCATCGAGCCGTCCGGTCTGATCGATACCGTGACCCGCATCCAGAACGACTACGGCGATGTCTGGAAAACGCAGTACATCTTCGAGAACGGCGCCGCGTTCGAAGATCGGGTCGTGGATGGGGCGATCGACGACCGCAAGCGTGTCCGGTATATCCACGATCATCTGGCGGCCCTGCACACGGCGATCGAGAACGGTGTGCCGGTCAAGGGGTATTTCGTCTGGACGCTGATGGACAACTTCGAATGGGCGGAAGGGTATCGCACCAGGTTCGGATTGATTTATGTCGACTACGCGACGCAGGAGCGGATCGTGAAGCGGTCCGGCAAGTGGTACGCCGAGGTGGTTTCGGGGAATGAGCTGATCGCGCCAGATTAG
- a CDS encoding ABC transporter permease yields MGRYILGRLLSLVFVLFAVSLIAFLLMHAVPGGPFDIGERRLPEATRMAQMEKYGLNEPLYEQYLRYMWHAVRLDFGVPFQRPTETVTGLIASRWPVTIAIGIPTIIIAYTFGTLLGVIAATRQNSWIDYLVTTVGTLGLTVPSWVIGTWLVLMLSVRWDLLPTGGWGEPKHYIMPVIAYSLAPMALVARYTRLTLIETMRSDYVRTARAKGLNEKRIMAGHIARNAAIPWVTVLLPEIPNILTGSIFIEAIFNIPGLGSYFVTSTISRDYPMILALTLLIAALWGVTYLITDLLYTVLDPRVRLVGGRVG; encoded by the coding sequence TTGGGACGCTACATTCTCGGGCGGCTCCTGAGTCTTGTCTTCGTGCTGTTCGCAGTTTCGTTGATTGCGTTCCTGCTGATGCATGCCGTGCCGGGCGGCCCGTTCGATATCGGCGAGCGCCGCTTGCCGGAAGCGACCCGCATGGCGCAGATGGAAAAGTACGGGCTGAACGAGCCCCTCTACGAGCAGTATCTGCGCTATATGTGGCATGCGGTTCGACTCGATTTCGGTGTGCCGTTCCAACGCCCGACCGAAACCGTGACAGGGCTAATCGCCAGCCGCTGGCCGGTGACGATCGCCATTGGCATCCCGACGATCATCATTGCCTATACCTTCGGCACGTTGTTGGGAGTGATTGCCGCAACCCGGCAAAATAGTTGGATCGACTACCTGGTGACGACGGTTGGCACCCTGGGGTTGACGGTTCCAAGCTGGGTGATCGGCACCTGGCTGGTGTTGATGCTCAGTGTGCGCTGGGACCTGTTGCCCACCGGGGGGTGGGGTGAGCCGAAGCATTACATCATGCCGGTCATCGCCTATTCGCTGGCGCCGATGGCGCTGGTGGCGCGCTATACCCGGCTGACCCTGATCGAAACAATGCGCTCGGACTACGTGCGCACGGCGCGCGCCAAGGGGTTGAACGAAAAGCGCATCATGGCCGGGCATATCGCGCGGAATGCCGCGATTCCCTGGGTAACGGTGCTGCTGCCGGAGATTCCCAACATCCTGACCGGCTCGATTTTCATCGAGGCGATTTTCAACATCCCGGGCCTGGGCTCCTACTTCGTCACGAGCACGATCAGCCGCGACTACCCGATGATCCTGGCGCTTACCTTGCTGATTGCGGCGCTTTGGGGCGTGACCTATTTGATCACCGATCTCCTCTACACCGTGCTCGATCCGCGCGTGCGGCTGGTGGGAGGGCGTGTCGGATGA